From the Elaeis guineensis isolate ETL-2024a chromosome 16, EG11, whole genome shotgun sequence genome, the window tttattaaaaaaatttaaaatattttgcgacgaaaatttaaatttcgttgctagaattgatttttagcgacgaaagttttttcatcgcaaaaaatttttttttttggcgacggtaaaaattttcgttgctaaattttttttttgcgacgaaaataattacgtcgccaaaaatttaatttttagcgacgaaatatttgtttcgttgcgagaaacttgatttcccgatcatttgcgacgaaattaaattttcgttgccataaattaatcatttgcgacgaaaatatttttgttgcaaaaaatcaaattttttggcgacagaaaatttattttttgcaacgaatttatttcgtcgctaaatatgctTTGCTTAAAAATAAAACCGAAGGTATATTCTGCcctaatttgattttttgcgtTATCTCCCTCCCGGCCCAATCTCCGTCGTGCTCATCCAAATCtgctccctccccgatctccggcgACAGTCGTCGTTCCCCGGTCGCCGGTCGTCTTCCCGGTAagtcctctccctccccgccaccatcctctctctctctccctccccaccgccgtcgagccctccctccccgccaccgtcgccgctcgagcccgccctcgtcgctgatcgagcccacctcccagcttgccggccatctccctcccgcctcgccaccctctctcccgcctccctccaatccctcttctctggcctctccctccctttctcagtctgtgtttttttttttgttttcgtaGGGCCGCCGCAGCGTCGCCGCCGGGCCGCCACCGCCGCGTCGCCGCCGGGCCGGCACCGCCGCGCGATCGCGAGATCGCGAGGGTTCTGGACGAGTGCCGGCTCTCCCACGTCGTGCACACCCGGAAGCTGAGAGAGCTCTCCGCCCTCCGCTCCTCCGCCCCTCCCGacctcttcttcccttccttcgcCCGAGCCCTGACCCCTGTCTTCGACTACGCCCGTCGCTCCCTCACCGCCGAGCGCACCGTCCGATTCGTCTCCGCCTTCGCCGCCCTTCCCGACGCCAAGGACGCGGCCGCCTCTGGTGCCTTCCTGGAGGAGTTCCTCCTGTTCCTCCTCGTCGCCTCCGGTGCTGCGAACCGGACCGCCAGGTTCCGATCGTGCCAGATCATCTCCGAGGTTTTGTGCCCTTCCACGATTCTGGATCTagggttttaaattttttttaaaatattttgatcctTCATAGTTTATCTTCTTATCTTGTGGGATTGGGATTAATTATGGGAAATAcatgacaaaaaataaaataccaGTAACCGGCTTGAATCGGGTTCATGTTCTTCCTGGGTGCAAACATATATTTCTGTATTTTCTGTTTGCTGGGAGGAGAAGCATAATATTTGCATTGGTCTTTTATCCCATTATGTTGGTCACTTTGATGATCTCATTTCTGTTTGTTGGTTCTTCTTAATCGCATTGAtaagagaatgagattgaaaataCTGAAAGAGAATGTCTTAATCGCATTGGTTTTTACTGCATCCCGATCTTTGTTGAGTTGGATCCTGATTTTGACCCTCCACTTGTCAGCAGCTTCGCTTATTTTCGCTTCCCACTTTTCATGATATTGCTTTCCTCTTTTCTGTTCCTCCTCCTGAAATCCTATATGTTCGATTTGTCCAGAGGTGTATCGGAGCAATCTAATGTTTTTTTTTAAGTAATCATGGGTTTGGATACTGCCTTGAATTTGTGAATGAAGGCTTTAGATTGGGGTGCAAGTGAATTAAGTAAATCTGCATGTTACTTGATCCCAATGTGGATCTGAATTATATACTCTTGGGTTGGTGAACTTCAGAAGTAGGTCCCTTCTTTGAAATTTTCAGGTTATTTTTATCCCAGGCCTAATTAGATGCTGGGTATAGTGTCCAAAATTCAAACCTTACCTCTAGTGTTCATGAGATTGATACAATCTACGAAACTAGATCTAGAAATCCAACTGTAAATGAATAACCTCGAACCTAATTTATAAAAAGAGAAGGCCAGGAACTTTAAAAAGAATTGAAGCCAGATAATTAAGAcatgcctaaaatgttttccatTTTGAAAAAACAAAATGAAGAGGAGATTTTTTTTCACCGGCAAAGGCAAAGAGGATCTTAAGgaacacgagagagagagagagaggaggggtgaTAAGAGCAGCTGAATTGGCAGGGGAGGGTGAAATTATCATGACACATTGAGCAGTAATCACTCCAATTAGTGATGTGCTGCAGCCTTATCTGAACTTTAGGATGAATCATGTCTCTTTCTCAGTCCTTGAGGTTGTTTTCCTTCACCACCTTCATTTTTGTGGCATGCTATAACTTTTGAGTCTGTTGGCATTGAACGCTATAACAATGAGTGACAAATCTCTAACAACTACTGGAGGATTAGCTCTTGATGAAATTTCTCATGCAGATATTTTTGGTGGTTGGCTAGGAAAATTCCTTGCTTTAGTTTTGGCATTCCAATTGGATTCACAATGCTATGCTGAGGAACTATTATGAAGCTTGCGGTGTTCTGGTAACAGATAGTTTGTAGAACTTGTTGGTCATCATCCTGTCATTAACTTCGTTAAGGAAATGTGACCTTTTGGTGAACCATATGGTATTATGGATTGCAAACTATACAAACTCAAGGAATTTCAATTTACCTTATAAATGAGCTGGGCTAATCTTTATCTaccttgttttattttatttatatatatattttttttgttcatgTTGCTAGTGTAACTGTAGAAATTAGCTGTTTTTAAACTGTGTTGCATCCTCTGTCTGCAAGCTTGTTATCTTCCTTGCCATATGTGCACGATATACACCTATACTTCTTTTCTATACGGTTTACTACATTTACAGCGCTACCTGATACTAAAGCTTGTCTTTCTTTCAAAGCTCTctaaatttataagccttagaatttccgttcgaggatagcgtgcaaaaaccaatatttttttttatgaaaaaaatattggtgctttacacactattctcgaattatcctcgtggacagtttgggcacgtgaatgaatttaatattgcaacacatgtgcttgtatatcgcagagttttgtcggtattttcgatcatgttctctggatacatagcacaattttaatgcttgtgtatctggagaactgcgtcgaaatgctgccgaaatttttttggtatacaagacatgtattgcaatattaaattcttacgttcctgaatggaataggaccatcaccctataggtaggagatataaggcgttagtcaactattattacataaaattgattgtatagtttgcatcataaatatgtaggtatggatcgtggttggatgtctttgcgtgataagttctgtcccgagtatattacgggtgtgacgacttttatgaatgtggcgtccaatcatactagagaagatgggaaagctcgttatccatgtcgtcgatgtaagaatttattttggtgtaccttatcggacattcagaatcatttatacgaacacggtatagatgtgacttacaagagatggacttgtcatggtgaagatttgccgactagctcgaacatgttgtccaggagtcccataaatccgtcgtcagtcggtggatcatgcagtcgtgaaagacaaacacttggtgaagaagatagagaaattttagaggatcttcatccggaattatttgaagtaaatatagaagcgagagcagaacatcagcattccattccgagataagaagctgaagaggacattaatatatctataaatgatagattcgagcgtctattaagagatgcacaaagtgatgtttatcctagttgtaagaagtactctctgttgtctgtcgtaataaagttattacacatgaagacacttggtaagtggtcaaacaactcgtttaattggttgctcaaatttttgaaggacttactgccagagggagagttacttccgtcaagtcattatgaagccaaaaaattattgaaaggactcggtttgggagtcgatgacttgggcctacgctgtgaaaagatacatgcatgtccgaatgattgtgttctatttcggaaggataaacaagatctacaagcat encodes:
- the LOC140854273 gene encoding uncharacterized protein, whose product is MRAAAASPPGRHRRVAAGPAPPRDREIARVLDECRLSHVVHTRKLRELSALRSSAPPDLFFPSFARALTPVFDYARRSLTAERTVRFVSAFAALPDAKDAAASGAFLEEFLLFLLVASGAANRTARFRSCQIISEVLCPSTILDLGF